A genomic stretch from Clavelina lepadiformis chromosome 5, kaClaLepa1.1, whole genome shotgun sequence includes:
- the LOC143460356 gene encoding mitogen-activated protein kinase-binding protein 1-like isoform X1: MPVQLREKFNYQLKHVLGLSLISGRAFSCDQNTGLVAYPAGCVIVLYDVRVNERFYVISPGEKPITCLRFSPDGKFIATGESGKNPLVRLFSLIDRRQVAEFGEHEEEVSCVGFTPNGNYIISAGNEFDFKLIVWDRKNENLFTSNRDKVSNGIKAMAFAKDGSYFVTVGLHHVNFRNLSDMREKHPLRGHRPSIDLKHSTFCDVVCCNDTGFTFAITRGGFIYQYSRQNRPRIAVNSARHEVLQCRKGRTVSVLNGVILCGCGCGSIHAYNTSTLQFITEVFPPEELRNIGIIASAADAQKNWLHCVYSNHSLVTFDLSDIMSPRIYSQSDFHNSHVCDVVVMPSTSKLNSLPKDSFLTCGDNGKVMAWQARNKTVDLHKVINVESHVRQSDIPEGSSVLEHHPMCIRDDGKNLAVGDKVGFVHVFELEAFEHRKTHRIQQTGVLCADYAVNSNMLACGGHNGKVSVNYDEFTRRNFLLRCHSAAVASVKFVQCGEKTILITCGADHGLYFCSLSDGDGELDSKEIFRSHRDSLTDIALLEESILVGCASSIHEYSIPGGVWQRSFKTNSCASRVFQLAVDSGKTIVAVACGNHHIYILSLSPGISDSKRCLHDLNSHSASISSLTFDLKDRLISTAGTCVFVWTSTYLEERNEKIEEEPPINSIPAENVPSIPTKDETSEEDDEYPSSSSSIAQSKPLSESQIDIEFKVVMQEPITQQTQGDDAGEVRRDCLEIVDDIINSLDDVVDDDVVSSPSPGDETSMDMVGDNINSVDDVISGPSSLDEPSELKAAKDQMLHAFDRAVHVYESEVNGGNESDVIEMIGAFRGIYSRIGELKLVSAVEVQTGTNSLDEKLSEDSLVFSLLREYTDKLVDLVHND, from the exons atgcCGGTGCAGCTGAGAGAAAAG TTTAACTATCAACTGAAGCACGTACTTGGTCTGTCATTGATAAGCGGTCGCGCCTTCTCATGCGACCAAAACACTGGCTTGGTCGCTTACCCAGCTGGCTGCGTCATTGTCCTTTACGACGTCAGAGTCAACGAAAGATTTTACGTCATTAGCCCTGGGGAAAAACCCATCACATGTCTAAGGTTTTCACCGGACGGGAAGTTCATCGCCACCGGAGAA AGCGGTAAAAACCCGCTGGTTAGATTATTCTCTCTGATTGATCGTCGCCAAGTCGCTGAATTCGGCGAACATGAAGAAGAAGTGTCATGTGTTGGATTCACCCCCAATGGAAATTACATCATTTCAGCGGGAAATGAATTTGACTTCAAGCTTATTGTGTGGGACCGAAAG AATGAAAATCTCTTTACATCGAACCGAGACAAGGTTTCGAATGGAATTAAAGCGATGGCATTTGCTAAAGACGGGAGTTATTTCGTGACAGTCGGTTTGCATCACGTCAATTTTCGAAATCTGAGCGACATG CGAGAAAAACATCCGTTAAGAGGACACCGGCCTTCTATCGATTTAAAACATTCCACGTTTTGTGACGTCGTATGCTGCAATGACACCGGATTCACATTTGCCATCACAAGGGGAGGATTCATATACCAGTACAGTAGGCAGAACAGACCGAGAATCGCAGTTAATTCAGCCAGACATGAGGTTTTACAG TGCCGAAAAGGCAGAACCGTTAGTGTTTTAAACGGCGTCATTCTATGTGGATGTGGCTGTGGCTCCATTCATGCGTACAATACAAGCACCTTGCAATTTATAACCGAAGTATTTCCACCGGAGGAACTCAG AAACATCGGAATTATTGCATCGGCGGCGGATGCGCAAAAGAACTGGCTGCATTGTGTTTATTCCAATCATTCACTGGTGACGTTCGATTTGTCTGACATCATGAGCCCGCGCATTTACTCTCAATCCGACTTTCATAATTCACATGTCTGTGACGTTGTG GTGATGCCATCCACTAGCAAGTTAAACTCCCTCCCCAAAGATTCTTTTCTGACTTGTGGTGACAATGGAAAGGTCATGGCGTGGCAAGCAAGGAACAAGACTGTT GATCTACATAAAGTCATCAACGTAGAGAGTCACGTGAGACAAAGTGATATCCCTGAAGGATCTTCTGTGTTGGAACACCACCCGATGTGTATTCGAGATGATGGGAAGAATTTAGCTGTCGGGGATAAAGTAGGATTCGTGCA TGTGTTTGAACTTGAAGCGTTCGAGCACCGCAAGACACATCGTATTCAACAGACCGGTGTTCTTTGTGCGGATTACGCGGTAAACAGCAACATGCTTGCTTGTGGAGGTCACAATGGAAAAGTTAGTGTGAATTACGATGAATTCACACGGAGGAATTTTTTGCTTAGATGCCACAGCGCGGCCGTAGCATCGGTCAAGTTTGTTCAATGCGGTGAAAAA ACTATACTCATCACGTGTGGAGCAGATCACGGCCTGTATTTCTGCTCGCTCTCAGACGGAGATGGGGAACTGGACAGCAAGGAAATTTTTAGATCCCATAGAGATTCGTTGACAGATATTGCTCTCCTGGA GGAATCCATCCTAGTTGGATGCGCTAGTTCCATCCACGAATACAGCATCCCTGGTGGCGTATGGCAGCGTTCATTTAAGACAAATTCTTGCGCCAGTAGAGTATTTCAGTTGGCAGTCGACAGCGGCAAGACGATTGTGGCTGTGGCGTGTGGAAACCATCACATCTATATATTAAGCTTGAGTCCTG GTATAAGTGATTCTAAAAGGTGCTTACATGATTTGAACAGCCATTCTGCTTCTATAAGCAGCTTGACCTTTGACCTCAAAGATCGGCTGATCTCGACAGCGGGCACATGTGTGTTCGTGTGGACTTCGACGTATCTGGAGGAGCGGAATGAAAAGATCGAGGAAGAACCTCCAATAAATTCAATCCCTGCAGAGAATGTCCCAAGCATTCCAACAAAAGATGAAACCTCTGAAGAAGATGATGAATATCCTTCATCCTCATCGAGTATCGCTCAATCTAAGCCCTTGAGTGAATCTCAGATTGACATAGAGTTTAAAGTCGTGATGCAGGAGCCCATAACACAGCAG aCTCAAGGTGATGACGCAGGAGAAGTACGACGAGACTGCTTGGAGATAGTAGACGACATCATCAACTCACTTGATGACGTGGTAGATGATGACGTCGTTTCAAGTCCTTCACCAGGTGATGAAACTTCAATGGACATGGTAGGTGACAACATCAACTcggttgatgacgtcatttcagGTCCATCGTCATTGGATGAACCTTCTGAGCTTAAAGCAGCAAAGGACCAAATGCTTCACGCCTTTGATCGTGCTGTGCATGTTTACGAAAGCGAG GTTAATGGCGGGAAtgaaagtgacgtcatagaaaTGATCGGTGCTTTCAGAGGAATTTATTCGAGAATCGGGGAACTGAAGTTGGTTAGTGCAGTAGAAGTTCAAACCGGGACGAACAGCCTTGATGAGAAATTATCTGAAGATAGCTTGGTGTTTTCCCTCCTACGAGAATACACTGACAAGTTGGTCGATTTGGTTCACAACGATTGA
- the LOC143460356 gene encoding mitogen-activated protein kinase-binding protein 1-like isoform X2: MPVQLREKFNYQLKHVLGLSLISGRAFSCDQNTGLVAYPAGCVIVLYDVRVNERFYVISPGEKPITCLRFSPDGKFIATGESGKNPLVRLFSLIDRRQVAEFGEHEEEVSCVGFTPNGNYIISAGNEFDFKLIVWDRKNENLFTSNRDKVSNGIKAMAFAKDGSYFVTVGLHHVNFRNLSDMREKHPLRGHRPSIDLKHSTFCDVVCCNDTGFTFAITRGGFIYQYSRQNRPRIAVNSARHEVLQCRKGRTVSVLNGVILCGCGCGSIHAYNTSTLQFITEVFPPEELRNIGIIASAADAQKNWLHCVYSNHSLVTFDLSDIMSPRIYSQSDFHNSHVCDVVVMPSTSKLNSLPKDSFLTCGDNGKVMAWQARNKTVDLHKVINVESHVRQSDIPEGSSVLEHHPMCIRDDGKNLAVGDKVGFVHVFELEAFEHRKTHRIQQTGVLCADYAVNSNMLACGGHNGKVSVNYDEFTRRNFLLRCHSAAVASVKFVQCGEKTILITCGADHGLYFCSLSDGDGELDSKEIFRSHRDSLTDIALLEESILVGCASSIHEYSIPGGVWQRSFKTNSCASRVFQLAVDSGKTIVAVACGNHHIYILSLSPGISDSKRCLHDLNSHSASISSLTFDLKDRLISTAGTCVFVWTSTYLEERNEKIEEEPPINSIPAENVPSIPTKDETSEEDDEYPSSSSSIAQSKPLSESQIDIEFKVVMQEPITQQTQGDDAGEVRRDCLEIVDDIINSLDDVVDDDVVSSPSPGPSSLDEPSELKAAKDQMLHAFDRAVHVYESEVNGGNESDVIEMIGAFRGIYSRIGELKLVSAVEVQTGTNSLDEKLSEDSLVFSLLREYTDKLVDLVHND, from the exons atgcCGGTGCAGCTGAGAGAAAAG TTTAACTATCAACTGAAGCACGTACTTGGTCTGTCATTGATAAGCGGTCGCGCCTTCTCATGCGACCAAAACACTGGCTTGGTCGCTTACCCAGCTGGCTGCGTCATTGTCCTTTACGACGTCAGAGTCAACGAAAGATTTTACGTCATTAGCCCTGGGGAAAAACCCATCACATGTCTAAGGTTTTCACCGGACGGGAAGTTCATCGCCACCGGAGAA AGCGGTAAAAACCCGCTGGTTAGATTATTCTCTCTGATTGATCGTCGCCAAGTCGCTGAATTCGGCGAACATGAAGAAGAAGTGTCATGTGTTGGATTCACCCCCAATGGAAATTACATCATTTCAGCGGGAAATGAATTTGACTTCAAGCTTATTGTGTGGGACCGAAAG AATGAAAATCTCTTTACATCGAACCGAGACAAGGTTTCGAATGGAATTAAAGCGATGGCATTTGCTAAAGACGGGAGTTATTTCGTGACAGTCGGTTTGCATCACGTCAATTTTCGAAATCTGAGCGACATG CGAGAAAAACATCCGTTAAGAGGACACCGGCCTTCTATCGATTTAAAACATTCCACGTTTTGTGACGTCGTATGCTGCAATGACACCGGATTCACATTTGCCATCACAAGGGGAGGATTCATATACCAGTACAGTAGGCAGAACAGACCGAGAATCGCAGTTAATTCAGCCAGACATGAGGTTTTACAG TGCCGAAAAGGCAGAACCGTTAGTGTTTTAAACGGCGTCATTCTATGTGGATGTGGCTGTGGCTCCATTCATGCGTACAATACAAGCACCTTGCAATTTATAACCGAAGTATTTCCACCGGAGGAACTCAG AAACATCGGAATTATTGCATCGGCGGCGGATGCGCAAAAGAACTGGCTGCATTGTGTTTATTCCAATCATTCACTGGTGACGTTCGATTTGTCTGACATCATGAGCCCGCGCATTTACTCTCAATCCGACTTTCATAATTCACATGTCTGTGACGTTGTG GTGATGCCATCCACTAGCAAGTTAAACTCCCTCCCCAAAGATTCTTTTCTGACTTGTGGTGACAATGGAAAGGTCATGGCGTGGCAAGCAAGGAACAAGACTGTT GATCTACATAAAGTCATCAACGTAGAGAGTCACGTGAGACAAAGTGATATCCCTGAAGGATCTTCTGTGTTGGAACACCACCCGATGTGTATTCGAGATGATGGGAAGAATTTAGCTGTCGGGGATAAAGTAGGATTCGTGCA TGTGTTTGAACTTGAAGCGTTCGAGCACCGCAAGACACATCGTATTCAACAGACCGGTGTTCTTTGTGCGGATTACGCGGTAAACAGCAACATGCTTGCTTGTGGAGGTCACAATGGAAAAGTTAGTGTGAATTACGATGAATTCACACGGAGGAATTTTTTGCTTAGATGCCACAGCGCGGCCGTAGCATCGGTCAAGTTTGTTCAATGCGGTGAAAAA ACTATACTCATCACGTGTGGAGCAGATCACGGCCTGTATTTCTGCTCGCTCTCAGACGGAGATGGGGAACTGGACAGCAAGGAAATTTTTAGATCCCATAGAGATTCGTTGACAGATATTGCTCTCCTGGA GGAATCCATCCTAGTTGGATGCGCTAGTTCCATCCACGAATACAGCATCCCTGGTGGCGTATGGCAGCGTTCATTTAAGACAAATTCTTGCGCCAGTAGAGTATTTCAGTTGGCAGTCGACAGCGGCAAGACGATTGTGGCTGTGGCGTGTGGAAACCATCACATCTATATATTAAGCTTGAGTCCTG GTATAAGTGATTCTAAAAGGTGCTTACATGATTTGAACAGCCATTCTGCTTCTATAAGCAGCTTGACCTTTGACCTCAAAGATCGGCTGATCTCGACAGCGGGCACATGTGTGTTCGTGTGGACTTCGACGTATCTGGAGGAGCGGAATGAAAAGATCGAGGAAGAACCTCCAATAAATTCAATCCCTGCAGAGAATGTCCCAAGCATTCCAACAAAAGATGAAACCTCTGAAGAAGATGATGAATATCCTTCATCCTCATCGAGTATCGCTCAATCTAAGCCCTTGAGTGAATCTCAGATTGACATAGAGTTTAAAGTCGTGATGCAGGAGCCCATAACACAGCAG aCTCAAGGTGATGACGCAGGAGAAGTACGACGAGACTGCTTGGAGATAGTAGACGACATCATCAACTCACTTGATGACGTGGTAGATGATGACGTCGTTTCAAGTCCTTCACCAG GTCCATCGTCATTGGATGAACCTTCTGAGCTTAAAGCAGCAAAGGACCAAATGCTTCACGCCTTTGATCGTGCTGTGCATGTTTACGAAAGCGAG GTTAATGGCGGGAAtgaaagtgacgtcatagaaaTGATCGGTGCTTTCAGAGGAATTTATTCGAGAATCGGGGAACTGAAGTTGGTTAGTGCAGTAGAAGTTCAAACCGGGACGAACAGCCTTGATGAGAAATTATCTGAAGATAGCTTGGTGTTTTCCCTCCTACGAGAATACACTGACAAGTTGGTCGATTTGGTTCACAACGATTGA